In a genomic window of Brassica rapa cultivar Chiifu-401-42 chromosome A10, CAAS_Brap_v3.01, whole genome shotgun sequence:
- the LOC103845220 gene encoding very-long-chain aldehyde decarbonylase CER3, whose product MVAFSAWPWGNFGNLKYLLYAPLAAQVVYSWAYEQDYSRALWCLHILIICGLKGFLHVLWSVYNNMLWASRTLRINPNGVDFKQIDHEWHWDNYILLQAIIASIICYMSLPLMTINSIPLWNTKGLVALIVLHVTFSEPLYYFLHRTFHSNTYLFTHYHSFHHSSPVPHPMTSGNATLLESLILCVVAGVPLVGSCLLGVGSLGLIYGYAIMFDFLRCLGHCNVEIFSHKLFETLPILRYLIYTPTYHSLHHHEMGTNFCLFMPIFDVLGNTLNSNSWGLQKKIRLSAGERKRVPEFVFLAHGVDVMSAMHAPFVFRSFASMPYTTRLFLLPMWPFTFMVMLGMWVWSKTFLFSFYTLRNNLCQTWGVPRFGFQYFLPIAKQGINNQIENAILRADKIGVKVISLAALNKNEALNGGGTLFVNKHPDLRVRVVHGNTLTAAVILNEIPKDVKEVFLTGATSKLGRAIALYLCRQGVRVLMLTLSVERFQKIQKEAPVEFQNYLVQVTKYNAAQNCKTWIVGKWLTPREQSWAPKGTHFHQFVVPPILNFRRNCTYGDLAAMRLPEDVQGLGTCEYTMDRGVVHACHAGGVVHMLEGWEHHEVGAIDVDRIDLVWEAAMRHGLRSVSSLTR is encoded by the exons ATGGTAGCTTTTTCAGCTTGGCCTTGGGGAAACTTTGGCAATCTAAAG TATCTTCTCTACGCTCCGTTAGCTGCACAAGTAGTGTACTCATGGGCGTACGAACAAGACTACTCGAGGGCTCTTTGGTGTCTTCATATCCTCATCATCTGTGGACTCAAAGGATTCCTTCATGTTCTTTGGAGCGTTTACAACAACATGCTTTGGGCGTCTCGCACTCTAAGGATTAACCCTAATGGCGTCGACTTTAAGCAGATTGATCACGAATGGCACTG GGACAACTACATACTTCTGCAAGCAATAATAGCTAGCATTATCTGTTACATGTCTCTTCCATTGATGACGATTAACAGTATACCTCTGTGGAACACGAAAGGACTCGTTGCATTAATTGTGCTACATGTGACCTTCTCAGAGCCATTATACTACTTTCTTCACAGAACTTTTCATAGTAACACCTACCTCTTCACGCATTACCACTCCTTCCATCACTCATCTCCTGTGCCACATCCCATGACTT CTGGAAATGCGACGTTACTGGAAAGCCTTATCCTCTGCGTCGTAGCTGGAGTTCCTTTGGTTGGATCTTGCTTGCTAGGTGTTGGATCATTAGGGTTGATCTACGGATATGCTATTATGTTTGATTTCCTAAGATGTTTAGGACATTGTAACGTTGAAATCTTCTCTCACAAGCTATTCGAGACACTTCCAATCCTTCGATATCTCATCTACACTCCAAC GTACCATAGTCTGCATCATCATGAGATGGGGACCAACTTTTGTCTATTCATGCCTATCTTTGATGTCTTGGGCAACACACTTAACTCAAACTCGTGGGGACTCCAAAAGAAGATTCGCTTGTCTGCAG GGGAACGGAAGAGAGTGCCGGAGTTTGTGTTCTTGGCTCACGGGGTAGATGTGATGTCGGCGATGCATGCTCCGTTTGTGTTCAGATCGTTTGCTTCAATGCCATACACAACGAGGCTCTTCTTGCTGCCCATGTGGCCATTCACGTTCATGGTGATGTTGGGCATGTGGGTCTGGTCAAAGACTTTTCTTTTCAGCTTCTATACCCTCAGGAACAATCTTTGCCAGACTTGGGGAGTTCCAAGATTCGGGTTCCAA TACTTTTTACCGATTGCTAAACAAGGAATTAACAACCAGATCGAGAATGCGATTCTTAGGGCTGATAAGATTGGTGTTAAAGTTATAAGCTTGGCTGCTTTGAACAAG AACGAAGCTCTAAATGGTGGTGGGACGTTGTTTGTCAACAAGCATCCTGACCTTAGAGTTCGTGTGGTCCACGGGAACACATTAACCGCAGCAGTGATTCTTAATGAGATTCCAAAAGATGTGAAAGAGGTGTTCTTGACAGGAGCCACTTCTAAGCTGGGAAGAGCCATCGCTCTCTACCTCTGTCGTCAGGGAGTGAGAGTTCTC ATGTTGACACTATCGGTGGAAAGATTCCAAAAGATTCAGAAAGAAGCTCCTGTTGAGTTCCAGAACTACCTTGTACAAGTGACCAAATACAACGCTGCTCAAAACTGCAAG ACTTGGATCGTTGGGAAATGGTTAACGCCAAGGGAGCAGAGCTGGGCTCCTAAAGGAACGCATTTCCACCAGTTTGTGGTGCCACCAATCCTCAACTTCAGGAGGAACTGCACTTACGGGGATCTAGCTGCAATGAGGCTCCCTGAAGATGTTCAAGGGCTAGGAACCTGCGAG TACACAATGGACAGAGGGGTGGTGCATGCATGCCATGCAGGAGGAGTGGTTCATATGCTGGAAGGTTGGGAGCATCATGAGGTCGGAGCCATTGACGTTGACCGTATTGATTTGGTGTGGGAAGCAGCCATGAGACACGGCCTTCGCTCTGTTTCTTCACTCACAAGATGA
- the LOC103845218 gene encoding tetraspanin-15: protein MADSAQVVPVEEPAATTTATATAITTTSEPEAKSSDQMESQSDKPPAGTLVTIMNLFAIGVLPICTFFLSLTLLGYAVWLLYMRSYDCEDILGLPRIQTIASVGLLAVFVVSNVALFLRRKFPMPALVVMFVILLLMLFIGLAYAGVNEMQTRRFPATGTWFKLKVMDNVNWNNIKSCVYDKGACNELVYGSPKDKPYNRRKLPPIKNGCCMPPETCNMDALNTTFWYRRKDEGQPLKTEVLYGGMVGRLSDCQLWRNDWSVLCYDCRSCKLGFVRSVRRKWWQLGVFLIVISILLLISHLLIFLATFWERFKG, encoded by the exons ATGGCTGATAGTGCCCAAGTAGTACCCGTTGAGGAACCAGCTGCAACCACCACCGCCACGGCAACCGCAATAACAACAACGAGTGAGCCAGAAGCAAAAAGCTCCGACCAGATGGAGTCACAAAGCGATAAGCCACCCGCTGGAACATTGGTCACAATCATGAACCTTTTCGCCATCGGTGTACTTCCCATCTGCACCTTCTTTCTATCTCTTACACTCCTCGGCTACGCTGTGTGGCTCCTCTACATGCGTAGCTACGACTGCGAAGATATCCTCGGTCTGCCACGTATCCAGACAATCGCGAGCGTCGGTCTCCTCGCCGTCTTCGTCGTCAGCAATGTAGCTCTGTTTCTCCGACGGAAGTTTCCGATGCCAGCACTCGTTGTGATGTTTGTGATCCTTTTGCTAATGCTATTCATCGGTCTGGCGTACGCCGGAGTCAACGAGATGCAGACCAGGCGGTTTCCGGCGACTGGGACGTGGTTTAAACTCAAAGTGATGGATAATGTAAACTGGAACAATATCAAATCGTGTGTCTACGATAAAGGTGCATGCAACGAGCTTGTTTATGGATCTCCAAAAGATAAACCTTATAATAGAAGAAAATTGCCACCAATAAAG AATGGATGCTGCATGCCTCCAGAGACATGCAACATGGACGCTTTAAACACGACGTTTTGGTATAGAAGAAAAGACGAGGGACAACCATTGAAGACGGAGGTGCTGTACGGGGGCATGGTCGGAAGACTAAGTGACTGTCAGCTGTGGAGGAATGATTGGAGCGTGTTGTGTTATGATTGTAGGTCTTGCAAGTTAGGATTCGTAAGATCTGTAAGGAGGAAATGGTGGCAGCTAGGTGTCTTCTTGATAGTCATCTCCATTCTTCTTCTCATCTCTCACCTATTGATCTTCTTGGCCACCTTTTGGGAACGTTTCAAGGGTTAA
- the LOC103845223 gene encoding uncharacterized protein LOC103845223: MDSKEKEDHVKSLITSREMLLKLQQNIETATTGPSASTSADLQNLSNEIQKHLMKTAATAQDPNKPDPSKATSHIKDELDKVFTVEEVGHKCDLCGRDLASDPERPNVSLRSLQEVCVLDCGHVYHFKCLKGTTLDLDNRSTNPSCIFCVS, encoded by the exons atggattcgaaagaaaaagaagaccATGTCAAAAGTCTGATCACGAGTAGAGAGATGCTCTTGAAGCTTCAGCAGAACATTGAGACAGCCACAACTGGACCATCCGCTTCCACTTCAGCTGATCTTCAAAACCTCTCTAATGAGATACAAAAACATCTCATGAAGACTGCCGCCACTGCCCAGGATCCGAATAAGCCTGATCCGAGTAAAGCCACCTCGCATATAAAAGATG AGCTTGACAAGGTGTTTACAGTTGAGGAAGTTGGACACAAGTGCGACTTATGCGGGAGAGATCTAGCCTCGGATCCAGAACGGCCTAATGTTTCTTTGCGCAGCTTACAAGAGGTGTGTGTGCTGGATTGTGGTCATGTCTACCACTTCAAGTGTTTAAAAGGCACCACTCTTGATCTTGATAACCGTTCTACTAACCCTTCTTGCATTTTCTGCGTCAGCTAG
- the LOC103845216 gene encoding probable myosin-binding protein 6, translating into MVERTMSLGIGLNGESSGGRETMWAQQELLQKINQELDAEREASSSAASEALSMILRLQGEKAALEMEASQYKRMAEEKMCHAETSLALFEDLIYQKEMEIASLEFQVQAYRCKLLSLGCSDPAVVENRFPENLIFFGDTSRLNQKKKMKRNLSSPFDGMTSERRLLLSDNEGFEEKKGLESSLSPREDLSTYWEQIRRIDDHVREISESRDAPKESKRPLIKRESVSHALVSQVSNTILESAKSDVNTIMEMLKNPDHKVSAKDESPNVQDIFEVPRTKESLFIISEEEEHEERSGRGKLLSKPPRDTSIKAEHMSLLKEIREQLNGMQSEMRSLRSELHLTPPVSSHHEEDGVLNSVQEAMIHFWL; encoded by the exons ATGGTGGAGAGAACGATGAGTTTAGGGATCGGACTCAACGGAGAATCCTCCGGCGGCAGAGAAACCATGTGGGCGCAGCAAGAGCTTCTCCAGAAAATCAACCAAGAACTCGACGCTGAACGCGAAGCCTCCTCCTCCGCTGCTTCCGAGGCCTTGTCGATGATTCTTCGTCTCCAAGGGGAGAAAGCAGCGTTGGAGATGGAGGCTAGTCAGTACAAGAGAATGGCCGAGGAGAAGATGTGCCACGCTGAGACCTCTCTGGCTCTCTTCGAAGATCTTATTTACCAGAAGGAAATGGAGATCGCGTCTCTCGAGTTTCAGGTCCAGGCTTACCGTTGCAAACTACTCAGCCTTGGATGCTCCGATCCCGCCGTCGTGGAGAACAGGTTCCCGGAGAATCTCATCTTCTTTGGGGACACCTCTCGTCTCaaccaaaagaagaagatgaaacgaAACCTCTCG AGTCCATTTGATGGCATGACAAGTGAAAGAAGACTACTCTTGTCTGATAACGAAGGCTTTGAGGAGAAGAAAGGTCTCGAGAGTTCTTTATCTCCACGTGAAGACTTGAGCACTTATTGGGAACAGATCAGGAGAATAGACGATCATGTCCGAGAGATATCGGAGTCAAGAGATGCTCCCAAAGAATCTAAACGGCCTTTGATTAAGCGTGAGTCTGTGTCGCATGCGTTGGTGTCACAGGTCAGCAATACTATCCTCGAGTCAGCCAAGAGTGATGTGAATACGATAATGGAGATGCTGAAGAACCCTGATCATAAAGTCTCTGCCAAAGATGAGTCTCCGAATGTTCAGGACATCTTTGAGGTTCCAAGGACGAAGGAGAGCCTTTTTATCATCTCGGAAGAAGAGGAACATGAAGAAAGAAGT GGCAGAGGCAAGTTGTTGAGTAAGCCGCCAAGAGATACGAGCATCAAGGCAGAACATATGAGTTTGCTAAAGGAGATTCGAGAACAGCTCAATGGAATGCAGTCAGAGATGAGAAGCTTAAGATCAGAACTGCATCTTACTCCACCTGTGTCCTCCCATCACGAGGAGGATGGAGTCCTTAACTCAGTTCAAGAG GCCATGATTCACTTCTGGCTTTAG